One genomic region from Leptospira tipperaryensis encodes:
- a CDS encoding NAD(P)H-dependent flavin oxidoreductase, producing the protein MKLNTRITDMLGIDLPIIGAPMFLVSYPDLVVAVSEAGGIGCFPSLNYRSPEELKDALQEIRSKTKKPIGVNLILHKSHNPNWSKQLEVVLDAKVELLITSLGSPRTVVSEAKSVGSKVFCDVTTLKHANIVAKAGADALIAVAQGAGGHAGNISPFSLYPYLKKETGLPIVAAGAISSGAQMVASLALGADAVYVGTRLIATPEAMASEGYKQMLIDSGPEEIVYTEKISGIPANWLKKSVEKAGDLSHSGESQNLDQEYKRWRDIWSAGHGVAQIEGLIPAKDVVLGMAKEYLDILNRLPR; encoded by the coding sequence ATGAAATTGAATACTCGAATTACGGACATGCTCGGAATCGATTTACCGATTATCGGAGCTCCTATGTTTTTAGTCTCCTATCCCGATCTGGTAGTTGCGGTTTCCGAAGCCGGTGGTATCGGATGTTTTCCTTCTCTCAATTATCGTTCTCCCGAAGAGCTCAAAGACGCTCTGCAAGAGATTCGTTCCAAAACAAAAAAACCGATCGGTGTAAATTTGATTCTTCACAAATCGCATAATCCGAATTGGTCCAAGCAGTTAGAAGTCGTTCTCGACGCGAAGGTGGAGCTTTTGATTACGAGTTTGGGAAGTCCTCGGACCGTCGTGAGCGAAGCAAAAAGCGTAGGGTCCAAAGTGTTTTGTGACGTGACTACCTTGAAGCACGCGAATATTGTCGCAAAAGCGGGCGCAGACGCTCTGATCGCCGTGGCACAAGGTGCGGGTGGACACGCGGGGAATATTTCACCGTTTAGTCTTTACCCCTATTTAAAAAAAGAGACGGGACTTCCGATCGTTGCGGCGGGCGCGATTTCAAGCGGCGCACAGATGGTCGCGTCACTCGCGCTTGGTGCGGACGCGGTTTATGTGGGAACGAGATTGATCGCGACGCCGGAAGCGATGGCGTCCGAAGGTTACAAACAGATGTTGATCGACTCGGGTCCGGAAGAAATCGTTTATACGGAAAAGATTTCGGGGATTCCGGCGAACTGGCTTAAAAAATCGGTGGAGAAGGCGGGCGACCTTTCTCACAGCGGAGAGTCTCAGAATCTGGATCAGGAATACAAACGTTGGCGGGACATTTGGTCTGCGGGGCACGGAGTGGCGCAGATAGAAGGATTGATTCCGGCCAAAGACGTGGTTTTAGGCATGGCAAAAGAATATCTTGATATTCTAAATCGTTTGCCTCGTTAG
- a CDS encoding DUF1145 domain-containing protein, with amino-acid sequence MNPIFQALKIGTVFFWILVGSSLSGVFLFGEPLDFLIRAVGIGTFVVHLFEIAYFWFTLKHKSSNPILDALQILVFGVFHMMPLRNKQA; translated from the coding sequence ATGAATCCAATTTTTCAAGCATTGAAGATAGGAACTGTATTTTTTTGGATCTTAGTAGGATCCAGTCTTTCGGGTGTGTTTCTTTTCGGTGAACCTTTAGACTTTCTGATCCGCGCGGTAGGAATCGGAACGTTCGTGGTGCATCTTTTTGAAATCGCCTACTTCTGGTTTACCTTAAAACACAAGTCTTCCAATCCGATTTTAGACGCCCTACAGATCCTGGTCTTTGGCGTTTTTCACATGATGCCTCTCCGAAACAAACAAGCCTAA
- a CDS encoding amidohydrolase family protein — translation MLPCCHHILSSNSRSDLPSPFPWKYPENRPPLRDEESPSHLPLLKKYELPFIIDIHTHFFPEYVMKRIWKWFDGVNWEIAYRESETQRLESLAKNQVRFFTTLNYAHKERMAEGLNRWVFENHSNTRGAILFGTFFPEEGCLEYVKRAVEDYGFRGFKLHCEVGRLDLTRSELSDTFSYLEKKKIPLVIHSGDAPLPGPYTNIRYFRSFIQRYPELKVVVAHMGASEVWEYVELMSIYPELRLDTTMVFVDFLATGEQTDPYLAILEKFPDRVHFGSDFPSIPYALSHPISNLLNSSLSDEVKRKVFLKNSANLFGLEIES, via the coding sequence ATGCTTCCCTGTTGTCATCATATTCTTTCGTCGAATTCTCGCTCCGATCTTCCTTCTCCCTTTCCTTGGAAATATCCGGAGAATCGTCCTCCGCTTCGAGACGAGGAATCTCCGTCTCATCTTCCTCTTCTGAAAAAATACGAACTTCCGTTTATCATCGATATTCATACGCATTTTTTTCCCGAATACGTTATGAAACGAATTTGGAAATGGTTCGACGGAGTCAATTGGGAGATTGCTTACAGGGAATCGGAAACACAGCGTCTCGAATCCTTAGCTAAGAATCAGGTTCGTTTTTTTACGACCCTCAACTACGCTCATAAAGAAAGAATGGCCGAAGGTCTCAATCGTTGGGTGTTTGAAAATCATTCGAATACAAGAGGCGCCATTCTTTTTGGAACGTTCTTTCCGGAAGAGGGTTGTCTCGAATACGTAAAACGTGCAGTGGAAGATTACGGTTTTCGCGGCTTTAAACTTCACTGTGAAGTGGGGCGTTTGGACTTAACAAGATCCGAACTTTCCGATACGTTTTCTTATTTGGAAAAAAAGAAAATTCCTCTCGTCATTCATTCGGGTGACGCTCCTCTTCCCGGTCCTTATACGAACATTCGTTATTTTCGGTCGTTTATTCAACGTTATCCGGAACTCAAAGTGGTCGTCGCACACATGGGAGCGAGCGAGGTCTGGGAATACGTGGAGTTGATGTCGATTTATCCGGAACTTCGTTTGGACACAACGATGGTCTTCGTGGATTTTCTCGCGACCGGGGAACAAACGGATCCGTATCTTGCGATCTTAGAAAAATTTCCGGACCGAGTTCATTTCGGTTCCGATTTTCCGAGTATTCCTTACGCGCTCAGTCATCCGATTTCAAATCTCCTCAATTCTTCTTTGTCCGATGAAGTAAAACGAAAGGTCTTTTTGAAAAACAGCGCGAATCTTTTTGGGTTGGAAATCGAAAGCTGA
- a CDS encoding LA_2478/LA_2722/LA_4182 family protein: MRALLPKVSGIVLIAVFAIHCEKGGAVSQAASAEVYKKVADAYCLQMSRCKEPYLTSLEGSHRKEASLNYPDNAQCYSDFNYDFDKSEPIVLKKLSDNLKLDAELCIKSVERADCGSIVTYQIPECVEYNTFLETLSAPSSTK; this comes from the coding sequence ATGCGCGCCCTTTTACCAAAAGTTTCCGGAATCGTCTTGATCGCAGTTTTTGCGATTCATTGCGAAAAAGGGGGAGCCGTCTCTCAAGCGGCTTCTGCGGAAGTCTATAAAAAGGTCGCCGACGCGTATTGTTTGCAGATGAGTCGTTGTAAGGAGCCTTATCTCACATCTCTCGAAGGTTCACATCGTAAAGAAGCGAGTTTAAATTATCCGGACAACGCGCAGTGTTACAGCGACTTCAATTATGATTTTGATAAATCGGAACCGATCGTTCTTAAAAAATTAAGCGACAATCTAAAACTGGATGCGGAACTCTGCATCAAGAGTGTGGAAAGAGCGGATTGTGGTTCCATCGTTACGTATCAGATTCCGGAATGTGTGGAATACAATACCTTTCTTGAAACTCTCTCCGCTCCTTCTTCTACAAAATAA
- a CDS encoding MXAN_6521/LA_1396 family lipoprotein gives MIRNSIFLITLVLVTANCTVKYIKAGPTWEKDLGTFKRLAIQVPTESEAGESEKQLAAKITENYLSHHKEFIIYPYKAGSATCGSSDKKVQGIFQLKILEKETSEKVNLTALGKVIHCKKGEILWEGLAENSYTKNTEENQSLINTYTQLYGKEIAGKVNPYFFLLQTLLEKLDSPILTEDEKDEKIEVEAR, from the coding sequence ATGATCAGAAACAGTATCTTCTTAATCACCCTGGTTCTTGTTACCGCCAATTGTACCGTAAAGTATATCAAGGCGGGACCGACCTGGGAAAAGGATCTTGGAACGTTCAAACGTCTTGCCATACAGGTTCCTACTGAAAGCGAGGCCGGCGAATCCGAAAAACAATTGGCCGCAAAGATCACTGAAAATTATCTTTCTCACCATAAGGAATTTATCATATATCCTTACAAGGCCGGAAGCGCGACCTGCGGAAGTTCCGATAAAAAAGTGCAAGGCATCTTTCAACTGAAAATTCTCGAAAAAGAAACTTCCGAAAAAGTAAATTTGACCGCGCTCGGAAAAGTCATACACTGCAAAAAAGGGGAAATTCTCTGGGAAGGTTTGGCTGAAAATTCTTATACAAAGAATACGGAAGAGAATCAATCCTTGATCAACACTTACACACAACTCTACGGAAAGGAAATCGCGGGAAAGGTAAATCCTTACTTCTTTTTACTCCAGACACTTTTGGAAAAATTGGACAGCCCGATTCTTACCGAAGATGAAAAAGACGAAAAGATAGAAGTGGAAGCCAGATAG
- a CDS encoding efflux RND transporter permease subunit, with the protein MRKLLSRLTDSILLNPIRSCSVLAVLLLLSLWQASKLTVNSNNLDLLPKNNPSVIKTQKVIEMIGGNGFYILSIKFKDEKGMTDHLTKAFAAKKKGQNEVWEKELKEADKVKQKNAAYYKERELAIKSASDLLNENLLKEKEFVQYISYRYNVSFLQNRLPLFLKTEDLLEVRKRVKRKIDEEVERANPFFIKLTDEEYNPDFNDILSKYQKLAKRDIFDEYNISPDKGMLIFLIKPAGSFTNIEFNIALDKKIKEVVANAGLDKKGILVGYTGTYRLHLDDYETLMAALKPIAVTSLIGIAVLLLFFFRNPLFIVILIVSLLSGILFSFGLTTIVIGQLNSVTSIIASILMGLGIDYGIQFLYRFREEYTRKQDMLRSIKDTIYHTGIASFISALTTTSAFVVLAFSEFRGFSEFGIIATYGILIIAVSMYGVTALQITLLFRLFPSLKKQFILSVKDQTTSPLLYRFYKKPGLLTLIVIAIVCAISFFSFSPGIHFNYNGRDLMVDNLDSVNLYDEIGDRFDISSDPQVIVVDTLEESEAVFDYMTPVPNEIAGSVDQVVSLWNFVPPKGQQRANLKVLKQLQADMKPVKAGFLKPEQRKYLPVVKKYLSVKEYSLSDVPTYFSSQFKEVKGSKEKGHLVFIYPKVALWHGQKLLKFFDAVGELHYPKLSRRVLNTLLYDGNGNVSVDQVKDNWTPTEERLIVKALNSYSASQFKNLGLLDGTIDFILKTRPFNTLKDARSHQYVSNTAGSLILFANLIKIVQREGVAAFLITLVLVVIVLILFFRGIIPALISLIPLVLGIFVTLGIMALFRIQLNFMNVLVFPVIVGYGIQNGIYIYYRFREDHDVVRAMSMVGPAIIASTLTTLVGWSSLLIADQKGLKSIGVVASIGIASSLIIALTLVPAVLEMVYRSRKEEEKESKPLGFSEEDENGSASFVAGKENAPSSSKKKAAKKKAPVSKKATAKKKKG; encoded by the coding sequence ATGAGAAAGCTTCTTTCCAGACTTACCGATTCCATCCTCCTCAATCCGATCCGTTCTTGCAGCGTCTTGGCCGTTCTTCTTCTCCTTTCTCTTTGGCAGGCTTCGAAACTCACCGTAAACAGCAACAACCTCGATCTTCTTCCAAAAAACAATCCTTCCGTAATCAAAACACAGAAGGTCATCGAGATGATCGGTGGAAACGGATTCTACATTCTTAGCATCAAGTTTAAAGACGAGAAAGGAATGACTGATCATCTGACCAAGGCCTTCGCCGCAAAGAAAAAGGGTCAGAACGAGGTTTGGGAAAAGGAACTGAAAGAAGCCGATAAAGTTAAACAAAAAAACGCGGCTTATTACAAGGAAAGAGAACTCGCGATCAAAAGCGCTTCCGATCTGTTAAACGAAAATCTTCTGAAAGAAAAGGAATTTGTTCAGTATATTTCCTATCGATACAACGTTTCCTTTTTGCAGAATCGTCTTCCTCTCTTTTTAAAAACTGAAGATCTTTTAGAGGTCCGCAAACGCGTCAAAAGAAAAATCGACGAAGAAGTGGAAAGAGCCAATCCGTTTTTTATCAAACTCACGGACGAAGAATACAATCCCGATTTTAACGACATTCTTTCCAAATATCAGAAACTTGCAAAAAGAGATATATTCGACGAATATAATATTTCTCCGGACAAGGGAATGCTTATCTTTTTAATCAAACCCGCGGGATCTTTTACAAACATAGAATTTAACATCGCCCTTGACAAAAAGATCAAAGAAGTCGTAGCCAACGCAGGCCTGGACAAAAAAGGAATTCTCGTCGGTTATACGGGAACCTATCGTCTTCACTTGGACGACTACGAAACCCTCATGGCCGCTCTCAAGCCGATCGCCGTAACCTCCCTCATCGGAATCGCGGTCCTTCTTCTTTTCTTTTTTAGAAATCCTTTGTTTATCGTCATTCTTATCGTATCCCTTCTTTCGGGAATTTTATTCTCCTTTGGATTGACTACGATCGTGATCGGACAACTCAACTCGGTTACGAGCATCATCGCTTCGATTTTGATGGGACTCGGGATCGACTACGGAATTCAATTCTTATATCGATTCCGAGAAGAATACACCCGTAAACAGGATATGCTTCGTTCCATCAAAGACACGATCTATCACACTGGAATCGCTTCTTTTATCTCGGCTTTGACGACTACTTCGGCTTTCGTAGTTCTCGCCTTCTCCGAGTTTAGAGGATTCAGCGAATTCGGAATCATCGCGACCTATGGAATTTTAATCATCGCGGTTTCGATGTATGGAGTGACGGCTCTTCAGATCACTCTTCTTTTCCGTCTTTTCCCTTCTCTGAAAAAACAATTTATTCTTTCGGTCAAAGACCAGACAACGTCTCCTCTTCTCTATCGTTTTTATAAGAAGCCGGGACTTTTGACGTTAATCGTCATTGCGATCGTTTGTGCGATTTCCTTTTTTAGCTTTAGTCCGGGGATTCACTTTAATTACAACGGACGCGATCTGATGGTCGATAATTTGGATTCCGTTAATCTCTACGACGAAATCGGAGACAGATTTGATATCAGTTCCGATCCTCAGGTGATCGTCGTGGACACTCTGGAAGAATCGGAAGCCGTCTTTGATTATATGACTCCCGTTCCGAATGAAATCGCGGGATCCGTGGATCAAGTAGTTTCTCTTTGGAACTTCGTTCCTCCGAAGGGACAACAAAGGGCGAACCTCAAAGTTTTAAAACAATTACAAGCGGATATGAAACCGGTCAAAGCCGGCTTTCTCAAACCGGAACAACGAAAGTATCTTCCGGTTGTAAAAAAATATCTGAGCGTAAAAGAATATTCTTTGTCTGACGTTCCTACTTACTTCAGTTCCCAGTTTAAGGAAGTAAAGGGTTCCAAAGAAAAAGGTCATCTCGTCTTTATCTATCCAAAGGTGGCCCTCTGGCACGGACAAAAACTTCTGAAGTTTTTCGACGCGGTCGGAGAGTTGCACTACCCGAAACTTTCCAGAAGAGTTTTGAATACGCTTCTTTATGACGGCAACGGAAACGTAAGCGTGGATCAAGTCAAAGACAACTGGACTCCGACGGAAGAACGTCTGATCGTAAAGGCGCTCAACTCTTATTCCGCTTCTCAATTTAAGAATCTGGGTCTTTTGGACGGAACGATCGACTTTATCTTAAAGACGAGACCGTTTAACACGTTAAAAGACGCGAGGTCGCATCAGTATGTTTCGAACACGGCTGGAAGTTTGATTCTTTTTGCGAACCTCATCAAGATCGTTCAAAGAGAAGGAGTCGCGGCTTTTCTCATCACCTTGGTCCTCGTCGTGATCGTTTTGATTCTATTCTTCAGAGGAATCATTCCGGCCCTGATCTCTTTGATTCCTCTCGTTCTTGGAATTTTTGTGACTCTGGGAATCATGGCTTTGTTCCGAATTCAATTGAACTTTATGAACGTCCTTGTCTTTCCAGTCATCGTAGGTTATGGAATTCAAAACGGGATTTATATCTACTACCGATTTAGAGAAGACCACGACGTGGTCCGCGCGATGTCCATGGTCGGTCCTGCAATCATCGCGTCCACGTTAACCACTCTTGTCGGTTGGAGTTCTCTTCTGATCGCGGATCAGAAAGGTCTTAAATCGATCGGGGTAGTCGCGAGTATTGGAATCGCTTCTTCTCTTATCATCGCTCTTACTCTCGTTCCGGCCGTTTTAGAAATGGTATATCGTTCTCGCAAAGAAGAAGAAAAAGAATCGAAACCTCTGGGCTTTAGCGAAGAAGACGAAAATGGCTCCGCTTCTTTCGTCGCAGGAAAAGAAAACGCCCCCTCTTCCTCAAAAAAGAAAGCTGCCAAGAAAAAAGCTCCCGTCTCCAAAAAGGCGACGGCTAAAAAGAAAAAAGGATAA